The Pelagibacterium halotolerans B2 genome has a segment encoding these proteins:
- a CDS encoding TRAP transporter large permease has protein sequence MTDFAIGLSGIGAMFILMILRTPVGMAMLAVGFVGTWVLSGGRAANALFLTETFSAVSNYSLTVIPLFILMGNIASVAGFSKGLYDAAFAWVGRMPGGLASASILGCASFSAVSGSSVATAVTIGKVALPEMKRFGYSSSLATGAVAAGGTLGFLIPPSTGFVIYAILTEQSIGQLFMAGILPGLLLTGLFIFTVLIVTLRDPAAGPRGPRMPFGERVAATLRALPLILVIIVSIGGIYLGVFTPVEAAGIGAGLVVMMALFTGKLTLRSATLALSDTVRTTAMLYLIIIGASVLNPFLALTDLPGTLGEAMTSLGLGPYGVLLLIVLAYLVLGTFMDGLAMLVVTIPIFFPIVVGMGFDPIWFGVIAVVMIEMGMITPPVGMNVFVVKGIAQDVPMSTIFRGVLPFWLAMGLGLLLMVLFPQTALLIPQAMFG, from the coding sequence ATGACTGATTTTGCCATTGGTCTTTCGGGCATCGGGGCGATGTTCATCCTGATGATCCTGCGCACGCCCGTCGGCATGGCAATGCTGGCTGTCGGTTTTGTCGGGACCTGGGTGCTGAGCGGTGGACGAGCGGCCAACGCCCTGTTCCTGACCGAGACCTTCTCTGCGGTCTCCAATTATTCGCTGACGGTCATTCCGCTTTTCATCCTGATGGGAAACATCGCCTCGGTCGCAGGGTTCAGCAAGGGGCTCTATGACGCGGCCTTTGCCTGGGTGGGGCGGATGCCCGGCGGGTTGGCCTCCGCTTCGATCCTTGGCTGTGCCTCGTTTTCCGCCGTCAGCGGGTCGTCTGTCGCGACCGCCGTGACGATTGGCAAGGTAGCCCTGCCGGAGATGAAGCGCTTCGGTTATTCGAGCAGTCTGGCGACGGGCGCCGTGGCGGCAGGGGGAACGCTCGGTTTCCTTATTCCGCCATCGACCGGATTCGTCATCTACGCGATCCTCACCGAACAGAGCATCGGTCAGCTTTTCATGGCGGGCATCCTGCCGGGGCTGCTGTTGACGGGACTGTTCATCTTTACCGTTCTGATCGTAACGCTTCGCGATCCCGCCGCCGGGCCACGTGGACCGCGCATGCCCTTTGGAGAACGCGTCGCCGCCACCTTGCGGGCGTTGCCGTTGATCCTGGTCATCATCGTTTCGATCGGCGGCATCTACCTCGGTGTTTTCACACCGGTCGAGGCGGCCGGTATCGGCGCCGGCCTTGTGGTCATGATGGCCTTGTTCACGGGCAAGCTGACGCTGCGATCAGCGACACTGGCCCTCTCGGACACAGTGCGAACCACAGCGATGCTCTATCTCATCATCATTGGCGCGAGCGTGCTCAATCCGTTCCTGGCGCTGACTGACCTGCCGGGCACATTGGGAGAAGCGATGACCTCGCTCGGGCTCGGACCGTACGGCGTTTTGCTGCTTATCGTTCTTGCCTATCTGGTGCTGGGCACGTTCATGGACGGGCTTGCAATGCTGGTGGTTACCATCCCGATTTTCTTTCCCATCGTCGTGGGCATGGGGTTCGATCCGATCTGGTTCGGAGTGATTGCGGTGGTCATGATCGAGATGGGGATGATCACGCCGCCGGTGGGGATGAATGTCTTTGTGGTGAAAGGCATCGCACAGGACGTCCCGATGTCCACCATCTTCCGCGGCGTTCTGCCGTTCTGGTTGGCAATGGGACTGGGGCTGTTGCTTATGGTGCTGTTCCCGCAGACTGCCCTGCTTATTCCCCAGGCGATGTTCGGATAA
- a CDS encoding TRAP transporter small permease, translating to MSDVPTGGRDGGLSHSALVEWAVRGLTLLSSLALIVLLLATFVGVIMRYFLSAPILGSNEIIQLGSVALVMLAMPAAAQREAHVRVDVLDGAIGPWGRFIGDIIARVLGMFLLGVLAWRAWDKAFDAFEYGDVTNMISIPFWPFYGLMALSAVLYVVVLTLQLLDIVRAGARAND from the coding sequence ATGAGTGACGTCCCGACCGGCGGCAGGGATGGTGGATTGTCCCACTCGGCATTGGTCGAGTGGGCGGTCCGCGGACTGACCCTGCTTTCGTCGCTGGCCTTGATCGTTCTGTTACTGGCGACGTTCGTGGGCGTCATTATGCGCTACTTTCTTTCCGCGCCCATTCTCGGCTCCAACGAGATCATACAGCTCGGTTCTGTGGCGCTGGTCATGTTGGCGATGCCGGCGGCGGCGCAGCGCGAGGCCCATGTCAGGGTCGATGTTCTCGATGGCGCAATCGGCCCGTGGGGCCGGTTTATCGGCGATATTATCGCGCGCGTGCTGGGCATGTTCCTGCTGGGCGTTCTGGCATGGCGCGCCTGGGACAAGGCGTTCGACGCTTTTGAGTATGGCGACGTAACCAACATGATAAGCATTCCGTTCTGGCCGTTCTATGGGCTGATGGCGCTGAGTGCCGTTCTCTACGTGGTTGTTCTGACGCTGCAGCTTCTGGACATCGTTCGGGCCGGAGCGCGTGCCAATGACTGA
- a CDS encoding TRAP transporter substrate-binding protein: protein MTAKSLAAALAAATLVATPALAVELKLADFQPPTHFVVDSVYTPMAEAISEGTDGEVTVRVFMGGELGPGPAEQYNRAVDGVAEIVFSLPGYTASTFPKTLLAELPGVIDPETGTERMLANIDMLSDEYRRVVLLSLWNNAPNLLFTASQPIRSMDDLNGLNIRVPSRNAGLVVEAWGGVPVSMPATDVYNAMQTGVIDGAMIDATTLTAFRLAEVTNYITVGMDTAISQFFLVMNRDGFESLSDDQQAVVLEAGREAALNGNAAWLEIANTALDDFAATEGKEVIELSPEAVEAFNAASAPVVEQIIEEAEAAGVDARAYVEALGDE from the coding sequence ATGACTGCAAAATCATTGGCTGCGGCATTGGCCGCGGCGACATTGGTTGCGACGCCAGCACTGGCGGTCGAGCTCAAGCTGGCTGACTTCCAGCCTCCCACTCATTTCGTCGTCGACTCGGTCTATACGCCGATGGCAGAGGCGATCTCGGAAGGGACCGATGGCGAGGTCACGGTGCGCGTCTTCATGGGCGGCGAGCTTGGCCCGGGCCCGGCCGAGCAGTACAATCGTGCGGTTGATGGCGTTGCCGAAATCGTATTCAGCCTGCCTGGCTATACCGCCTCGACGTTCCCCAAAACACTGCTTGCGGAACTGCCGGGCGTGATCGATCCGGAAACGGGCACTGAGCGCATGCTTGCCAATATCGACATGCTCTCGGACGAGTATCGTCGCGTTGTGCTTTTGAGCCTGTGGAACAACGCGCCCAATCTGCTGTTCACCGCGAGCCAGCCCATCCGCTCGATGGACGATCTGAACGGCCTCAATATCCGCGTGCCGTCCCGCAACGCCGGCTTGGTCGTCGAGGCCTGGGGTGGCGTTCCGGTTTCAATGCCCGCGACCGACGTTTACAACGCGATGCAGACCGGCGTCATCGATGGCGCCATGATCGACGCTACTACGCTGACCGCATTCCGCCTTGCCGAGGTGACCAATTACATCACGGTCGGAATGGACACCGCGATTTCGCAGTTCTTCCTGGTCATGAACCGCGACGGTTTTGAAAGTCTTTCAGACGACCAGCAGGCCGTGGTCCTCGAGGCCGGCCGTGAGGCCGCGCTCAACGGGAACGCGGCGTGGCTCGAAATCGCCAATACGGCACTCGACGATTTCGCGGCAACCGAGGGCAAGGAAGTGATCGAATTGTCCCCCGAGGCCGTCGAGGCTTTCAATGCCGCATCCGCGCCCGTTGTCGAGCAGATCATCGAGGAAGCCGAAGCGGCGGGCGTCGACGCGCGGGCCTATGTGGAAGCACTCGGCGATGAGTGA
- a CDS encoding VOC family protein, whose protein sequence is MPVEPIFDVAHLGHVELLSNRFDESLDFFTRIYGLKQSGSEGDSVYLRAWDDYEFHTLKLTRSDTTGIGHVAYRVSSEAALMRRVAAIEASRFESLGWVEGDLGHGRAYRFEDPFGHVFEIYWDTRHYDPAPEDRPALKNLASRFHGQGASPRRLDHINLLAEDVTEFRAFMETCLGSRVTEMIELDNGRLGGCWFTVNNKTYDLACTEEHGGGQGRFHHVTYATDQREDILRAADIFLENGVHIETGPHKHAIQGTFFLYVWEPAGNRVELANAGARLILAPDWKPVVWTEADRRKGQAWGLKTIETFHTHGTPPVGKP, encoded by the coding sequence ATGCCGGTCGAACCGATATTTGACGTTGCCCATCTCGGGCACGTCGAACTTTTAAGCAATCGCTTCGATGAGAGTCTTGATTTCTTCACGAGAATCTATGGGCTCAAACAAAGCGGAAGCGAGGGAGATAGCGTCTATCTGCGGGCCTGGGACGACTACGAGTTCCATACGCTCAAGCTGACGCGTTCGGATACCACGGGCATTGGCCATGTAGCCTATCGCGTGTCATCGGAGGCCGCGCTCATGCGGCGCGTCGCGGCAATCGAGGCGAGCCGCTTCGAATCGCTGGGCTGGGTCGAAGGCGATCTCGGGCATGGCAGGGCATACCGGTTCGAAGACCCCTTCGGGCATGTCTTCGAGATTTATTGGGACACGAGGCACTACGATCCCGCGCCCGAAGACCGGCCGGCGCTGAAGAATCTGGCCAGCCGCTTTCACGGGCAGGGAGCGTCGCCCCGTCGGCTCGATCACATCAATCTCCTGGCCGAGGATGTCACCGAATTCCGCGCCTTCATGGAAACCTGTCTGGGAAGCCGCGTGACCGAGATGATCGAACTCGACAACGGCCGGCTTGGCGGTTGCTGGTTCACCGTCAACAACAAGACCTATGATCTGGCCTGCACCGAGGAGCACGGGGGCGGGCAGGGACGGTTTCATCATGTGACCTATGCCACCGACCAGCGTGAAGACATTCTGCGCGCCGCCGATATTTTCCTTGAGAACGGGGTGCATATCGAAACCGGTCCGCACAAACACGCCATCCAGGGCACGTTCTTTCTCTATGTCTGGGAGCCTGCGGGCAACAGGGTGGAACTCGCCAATGCAGGCGCCCGCCTGATCCTGGCGCCGGACTGGAAGCCCGTTGTCTGGACGGAAGCCGACCGCAGGAAGGGTCAGGCGTGGGGTCTCAAGACAATCGAAACGTTTCACACGCACGGCACCCCGCCGGTCGGAAAACCGTGA
- a CDS encoding LysR family transcriptional regulator has product MQFQLDDIPVFAAIVDQNGISAAARQLGMSKSAVSKILTRLEQAIGTRLIDRNSRNLRITADGETFYRQCQPIIEQAENARAVMGGLLAEPVGRLVVAVPPAFAREVLSPHLPGFTSLYPGIELEIIVTTQKLDILRDQIDLAVVVGAIEDTDLVARPLYQGRLMWVTSARYAAGYDLGHTSDDLLSHLRICETRYAHAGIAIREGGVRRRLPLSNGVVKVNDPIIVREAIMNGMGISFLPDQYCRSPLQSGDLVEIYDKVQFDQDASVLSAVYPSRRLLSNRTRAFLDFLLSTCRRL; this is encoded by the coding sequence ATGCAGTTCCAGCTCGACGACATACCGGTTTTCGCAGCGATCGTTGACCAGAACGGCATCTCCGCCGCTGCCCGGCAGCTTGGCATGTCAAAGTCCGCGGTAAGCAAGATTCTGACACGGCTCGAACAGGCGATCGGCACCCGGCTCATCGACCGCAACTCGCGCAATTTGCGCATCACGGCCGACGGCGAGACCTTCTATCGTCAATGCCAGCCCATTATCGAGCAGGCGGAAAATGCCCGCGCCGTGATGGGCGGCCTGCTTGCCGAGCCGGTCGGCCGTCTTGTGGTGGCAGTACCGCCTGCCTTTGCCCGGGAAGTCCTTTCCCCTCACCTGCCGGGCTTTACGTCCCTATACCCCGGGATAGAGCTGGAAATCATCGTGACCACCCAAAAGCTCGACATCCTGCGCGATCAGATCGACCTTGCCGTCGTGGTGGGCGCAATCGAGGACACCGACCTCGTGGCACGACCGCTCTACCAGGGACGCCTGATGTGGGTCACAAGCGCTCGCTATGCCGCGGGGTATGATCTGGGGCACACCTCCGACGACCTCCTGTCCCATCTGAGAATCTGCGAGACCCGCTATGCGCATGCGGGCATAGCCATTCGCGAAGGCGGGGTCCGCCGCCGCCTTCCGTTGAGCAACGGTGTCGTCAAGGTCAACGATCCGATCATCGTGCGCGAAGCCATCATGAACGGCATGGGAATATCGTTTCTGCCCGATCAATACTGCAGGTCGCCATTGCAGTCCGGCGATCTTGTCGAGATCTATGACAAGGTGCAATTCGATCAGGACGCATCGGTGCTCTCGGCGGTTTATCCAAGCAGGCGCCTGCTTTCCAATCGCACGCGGGCTTTTCTCGATTTCCTGCTGAGCACCTGCCGCAGGTTGTGA
- a CDS encoding N-acyl amino acid synthase FeeM domain-containing protein, giving the protein MSSVAPVGVVSFSQRLIDFLDRIEYRRLEATQEREEAFNLRYEAYVREGMIPIGFEKRLTDGYDDADNVHVFGVHMDGAMVSTIRVHYASPENPHSPTVDAFPETLKPEIDKGHIVVDPTRFAVHPSMSGLHPELPYITARLGFLASEYYSANLGLASVRVEHQAFYRRLFGMRPLCPPREYHGLKKQLSLMGIDYCAVRESVIARYPFMNATSAELEMLFGSNPVPLHAMTPATLPRVGPANLH; this is encoded by the coding sequence ATGAGTTCCGTAGCACCAGTTGGGGTCGTTTCGTTTTCCCAGCGCCTGATCGATTTCCTTGACAGGATCGAATATCGGCGACTGGAAGCCACCCAGGAGCGGGAAGAAGCATTCAACCTGCGCTACGAGGCGTATGTTCGCGAAGGCATGATCCCGATCGGCTTCGAAAAGCGCCTGACCGACGGCTATGACGATGCCGATAACGTCCATGTTTTCGGCGTCCATATGGACGGCGCGATGGTCAGCACCATTCGCGTCCACTACGCGAGCCCTGAAAACCCGCACTCGCCCACCGTCGACGCATTTCCCGAAACTCTGAAGCCGGAAATCGACAAGGGGCACATCGTTGTCGATCCGACCCGCTTTGCCGTGCATCCCTCGATGAGCGGCCTGCATCCCGAACTGCCCTATATCACCGCAAGACTGGGCTTTCTTGCTTCGGAATATTACAGCGCCAATTTGGGCTTGGCCTCGGTGCGGGTAGAGCATCAGGCTTTCTATCGGCGCCTGTTCGGCATGCGGCCACTGTGCCCGCCGCGCGAGTATCACGGGTTGAAAAAACAGTTGAGTCTGATGGGAATCGACTACTGCGCGGTGCGCGAGAGCGTGATCGCCCGCTATCCCTTCATGAACGCGACATCGGCCGAACTGGAAATGCTCTTCGGATCAAACCCTGTGCCGCTTCATGCGATGACACCCGCGACCCTGCCACGCGTGGGTCCGGCAAACCTCCACTAG
- a CDS encoding alpha/beta fold hydrolase, whose translation MFYSRIDTRQARIALAETGKSGFPVLFVHGNSSSSKVFVRQMESPLADRYRLIALDLPGHGASDDAADAKAAYTIPGLANTVGEVLDALTIDHIVIVGWSLGGHVGIELLDRDPRIAGLMIVGTPPVARGVLGVLRGFQPQFDLTLTTKGRLTGREMDRFARLCFGEAASPELRDAIARTDWRMRKIMGHGLMMGVGVDQKKVVEHSALPLAVVNGEREPFARLDYVASLDYANLWDGKCHVIGAAGHAPFLEAPEKFNTLLERFVDDAAAIAAAGRVSGLRRRLG comes from the coding sequence ATGTTTTACAGCCGCATAGATACAAGGCAAGCGCGTATCGCCCTGGCTGAAACCGGAAAGTCTGGTTTCCCGGTGCTGTTTGTGCATGGCAATTCGAGTTCCAGCAAGGTTTTCGTGCGGCAAATGGAGAGCCCGCTCGCGGACCGGTATCGCCTGATCGCACTCGATCTGCCCGGACATGGAGCATCCGATGACGCGGCAGACGCCAAGGCGGCCTATACAATCCCAGGGCTTGCCAATACGGTTGGCGAGGTGCTCGACGCCCTGACGATCGATCATATCGTGATCGTCGGTTGGTCGCTGGGCGGCCATGTCGGCATCGAGTTGCTCGACAGGGATCCACGCATAGCGGGCTTGATGATCGTGGGGACGCCGCCCGTCGCGCGTGGTGTTTTGGGCGTGTTGCGCGGTTTCCAGCCCCAGTTCGACCTGACATTGACGACGAAGGGCCGGCTTACGGGCCGGGAAATGGACAGGTTTGCCCGGCTTTGTTTTGGCGAAGCCGCATCGCCCGAACTGCGCGATGCGATTGCGCGCACCGACTGGCGGATGCGAAAGATCATGGGCCACGGCCTGATGATGGGCGTCGGTGTCGATCAAAAAAAAGTTGTCGAGCACAGCGCGCTGCCCCTCGCGGTGGTCAATGGGGAGCGTGAGCCGTTCGCTCGCCTCGATTACGTCGCCAGTCTCGATTATGCCAACCTCTGGGATGGGAAATGCCATGTCATAGGGGCGGCCGGTCACGCGCCCTTTCTGGAGGCTCCCGAGAAATTCAACACGCTGCTCGAACGATTCGTCGACGATGCGGCCGCCATTGCAGCCGCTGGACGGGTCTCCGGGCTTCGCCGGCGCCTGGGCTGA
- a CDS encoding class I SAM-dependent methyltransferase, producing the protein MSNSQPKGQDPAYILGHSERELVRLERQAALFADLTRDILLRAGLEKGMRVLDIGCGVGDVSLIASEIVGPDGAVTGLDPSQAALSVAHARAEAKGLDISFVPGTLETVDIAPDIDAVIGRFILLHMTDPGATIAGLVNRLRPGTLVSFIEFDISTSYAQPALPLLHKSIERIAEVYRRSGRSADMGAGLYPAFRAAGLTPGMIGLTRISNDQDVDGFAFIVESTRSLMPAMDALGIASTEEIGIETLHERLIDEAQSGEDPSIFYPRLVGAWARVS; encoded by the coding sequence ATGAGCAACTCGCAGCCCAAAGGACAAGACCCTGCCTACATACTGGGCCATTCGGAACGCGAATTGGTGCGGCTGGAACGGCAGGCTGCCCTGTTTGCAGATCTGACCCGCGATATCCTTTTGCGGGCGGGACTCGAAAAGGGCATGCGTGTTCTCGATATTGGCTGCGGCGTTGGCGACGTCTCGCTGATAGCGTCCGAAATTGTCGGCCCGGACGGGGCGGTTACCGGTCTCGATCCATCCCAGGCAGCCCTCTCGGTCGCGCATGCGCGGGCAGAGGCCAAGGGGCTCGATATATCGTTTGTCCCGGGCACATTGGAGACCGTCGATATCGCGCCCGACATCGACGCGGTGATCGGGCGGTTCATCCTGCTGCACATGACCGATCCCGGCGCCACCATTGCCGGACTGGTGAACCGACTGCGTCCGGGCACGCTGGTCAGCTTCATCGAATTCGATATTTCAACCTCCTACGCACAACCGGCCCTGCCGCTTCTGCACAAATCCATAGAACGGATCGCAGAAGTCTATCGCCGCTCGGGGCGATCCGCCGATATGGGCGCCGGCCTCTATCCCGCCTTTCGGGCCGCCGGTCTGACCCCCGGCATGATCGGCCTTACGCGCATCAGCAACGATCAGGACGTCGACGGTTTCGCCTTCATTGTCGAGTCCACCCGCAGCCTGATGCCGGCAATGGACGCTCTGGGTATAGCAAGCACCGAAGAAATAGGCATCGAAACGCTCCATGAGCGGTTGATCGATGAAGCCCAGTCCGGCGAGGATCCCAGCATTTTCTACCCACGGCTCGTCGGCGCCTGGGCACGAGTCTCCTGA
- a CDS encoding SIMPL domain-containing protein, producing MRLPLTFAPIAMAALLASPALADSMTLSGTGTVRAAPDMATINTGVTTQAETAREALDANSAAMADLVAALREAGLEDRDIQTSDFNVSPQYVYSDRRDDNGYSLPPEIQGYQVSNTVTIVVRDLEALGSVLDQAVTVGANTINGIVFAVDDVTKLEEEARKLAFADAMAKAETYAEAAGLRLGSIESIREVDTQQPPMPMYRAQAMEVAADASVPVEAGEMSYSITTTVEWEIEDDNN from the coding sequence ATGCGCCTTCCCCTGACATTCGCACCCATCGCGATGGCCGCGCTGCTGGCCAGCCCGGCGCTTGCCGATTCCATGACCTTGAGCGGCACTGGAACCGTGCGTGCCGCACCCGACATGGCCACCATAAACACCGGTGTGACAACGCAGGCCGAGACCGCACGCGAAGCGCTCGACGCCAATTCGGCCGCCATGGCCGACCTTGTCGCCGCCCTGCGTGAAGCCGGCCTTGAAGATCGAGACATCCAGACCTCGGATTTCAACGTCAGCCCGCAATATGTCTATTCAGACCGCCGCGACGACAATGGCTACAGCCTGCCGCCGGAAATTCAGGGCTATCAGGTTTCCAACACCGTCACCATCGTGGTCCGCGACCTCGAAGCTCTCGGCTCGGTGCTCGATCAGGCGGTAACCGTCGGCGCCAATACGATCAACGGCATCGTTTTCGCCGTCGATGATGTCACCAAGCTTGAGGAAGAAGCCCGCAAACTGGCCTTCGCCGACGCCATGGCCAAGGCGGAAACCTATGCCGAAGCCGCGGGGCTGCGCCTGGGCTCAATCGAATCGATCCGGGAAGTGGACACTCAGCAGCCGCCCATGCCCATGTATCGCGCTCAGGCCATGGAAGTGGCCGCTGACGCTTCGGTGCCTGTGGAAGCGGGTGAAATGTCCTATTCGATCACCACGACCGTCGAATGGGAAATCGAGGACGACAACAACTAG
- a CDS encoding sulfite exporter TauE/SafE family protein, translating into MSDIITQFLPFAIGLALTGAVSGVMAGLLGIGGGIIMVPAMVLAYQLLGYNPDVLMHVAVGTSLAVIIPTGLRSARAHDKRGAVDHRIVRLWAPWIVAASLLGGLMAGLYSAEALKIIFGVMALFIALNMALPVQRKLMESLAGVPMVNRISAAVIGYVSALMGVGGGSLTVPTLSAFGTPIHTAVGTSSTLGVILAIPAVVGFIISGWNAVGTPPLSVGFINIPSFILIGGLATLTAPIGVALAHRLDAGLLKIVFAIFLVVVGARMIAQAVGI; encoded by the coding sequence TTGTCCGATATCATCACACAATTTCTTCCCTTCGCCATCGGATTGGCGCTGACGGGGGCCGTATCCGGCGTCATGGCCGGTCTTCTGGGCATTGGCGGCGGCATCATCATGGTTCCGGCCATGGTGCTTGCTTATCAATTGCTCGGCTATAATCCCGATGTCCTCATGCATGTGGCCGTGGGCACCTCGTTGGCCGTCATCATCCCGACCGGCCTGCGCAGTGCGCGTGCCCATGACAAGCGCGGGGCCGTCGATCACAGAATTGTCCGGCTATGGGCGCCCTGGATCGTTGCCGCTTCCCTTCTGGGCGGACTTATGGCCGGACTTTACAGTGCCGAGGCGCTCAAGATCATCTTTGGGGTGATGGCGCTGTTCATCGCGCTCAACATGGCTCTGCCGGTTCAGCGCAAATTGATGGAATCGTTGGCCGGGGTGCCGATGGTCAATCGCATCTCCGCGGCTGTTATCGGTTATGTTTCCGCGCTCATGGGCGTTGGGGGCGGATCGCTGACGGTGCCCACGCTGAGCGCATTCGGAACGCCCATTCACACGGCGGTTGGCACAAGCTCGACCCTCGGCGTAATCCTTGCCATTCCAGCGGTCGTCGGTTTCATCATTTCGGGATGGAACGCTGTGGGAACGCCGCCGCTCAGCGTCGGGTTCATAAATATCCCGTCATTTATTCTGATCGGAGGGCTCGCGACCCTGACCGCGCCGATTGGCGTGGCGCTGGCTCACAGGCTCGATGCGGGACTGCTCAAGATCGTGTTTGCGATCTTTCTGGTGGTGGTGGGCGCACGCATGATCGCACAGGCCGTTGGTATCTGA
- a CDS encoding secondary thiamine-phosphate synthase enzyme YjbQ: MRQSSETLEITTHGQGLYEFTSELGRFMAMSSVREGLLTVYCRHTSCSLLVQENADPDVQTDLKSFFARLVPTGMEWIVHTTEGPDDMPAHIKSALTQTSISIPVIDGRPVLGTWQGLYLFEHRDAPHRRQVVMHVLGEG, translated from the coding sequence ATGAGGCAATCGAGCGAAACGCTGGAAATCACCACGCACGGGCAGGGACTCTACGAATTCACCTCAGAGCTTGGACGTTTCATGGCGATGAGTTCAGTGCGCGAGGGGCTGTTGACTGTCTATTGCCGGCACACGTCATGCTCCTTGCTGGTCCAGGAAAATGCCGATCCCGACGTCCAGACCGACCTCAAGTCGTTCTTCGCCCGATTGGTGCCGACCGGCATGGAATGGATCGTTCACACCACCGAAGGCCCCGACGACATGCCGGCCCATATCAAATCGGCGCTGACCCAGACCTCGATTTCCATTCCGGTGATCGATGGACGGCCGGTTTTGGGCACCTGGCAGGGTCTTTATCTTTTCGAACATCGCGATGCGCCGCATCGGCGCCAGGTCGTCATGCATGTGCTTGGCGAAGGTTAA